One Longimicrobium sp. genomic window carries:
- a CDS encoding adenylate/guanylate cyclase domain-containing protein, with amino-acid sequence MLSTRGPARAAVAALLLAGTLEEIAFFAHPARATREWYASELAANPRYLDGVGGLAMVPVALGTVMDLVIAVVGLCIVWRAWDRPASRVLALFLAVAGASWPAGMGLSPQAADTFSALLIPAAIAVLLRFTVLFPEPIPPRAPGWPPEWLRALHQPLPLAAIAIAFTAWALLLLPLVGAEVTTLLPLLGGIGLAVLNLRAAYRRTAPVQRRRILWLVAGFYALFWTLVLAFPAGVAIYAAGSLFASVPEAVTDIVFLSLISIGVLLLPVCLAVGVFYAGALDPRLAIRAATVYGVVGLILLSLFVAVEGVASSALMGMLHLPENLGGWLAGTAVAVACGPVWRRVEARSDRVLDRLIPASALAEGEAVVVFADIFGYTRIRAVDESAALTLASVFHASARRAAEHHGGQLLKAVGDGAVLAFAAADEALEAAAELRSRFHQAAGAVGIAPPEIQVGVHRGVVARGRDGDIVGDTLSIASRLEAAAGAGRVLLSAHAVAALRVPQRYGLVAAGEVAVKSVRAPIPCFRCEFAPAGRHPGAGA; translated from the coding sequence ATGCTCTCCACCCGCGGACCCGCCCGCGCCGCCGTCGCCGCCCTCCTGCTGGCCGGCACCCTCGAGGAGATCGCCTTCTTCGCCCACCCCGCCCGGGCCACCAGGGAGTGGTACGCCAGCGAGCTCGCCGCGAACCCGCGCTACCTGGACGGCGTGGGCGGGCTGGCGATGGTGCCGGTGGCGCTCGGCACGGTCATGGACCTGGTCATCGCGGTGGTCGGGCTCTGCATCGTCTGGCGCGCGTGGGACCGCCCGGCGAGCCGGGTGCTGGCGCTGTTCCTGGCGGTGGCGGGCGCCAGCTGGCCGGCCGGAATGGGATTGTCGCCGCAGGCGGCGGACACCTTCTCGGCGCTGCTGATCCCGGCCGCCATCGCGGTGCTCCTCCGCTTCACCGTGCTCTTCCCCGAGCCGATCCCCCCGCGCGCGCCCGGGTGGCCGCCGGAGTGGCTGCGCGCCCTGCACCAGCCGCTGCCGCTGGCCGCCATCGCCATCGCCTTTACCGCCTGGGCCCTGCTCCTCCTGCCGCTGGTGGGCGCCGAAGTGACCACGCTGCTGCCGCTGCTGGGCGGCATCGGGCTGGCCGTGCTCAACCTGCGCGCGGCGTACCGCCGGACGGCACCCGTCCAGCGGCGGCGCATCCTCTGGCTGGTCGCCGGCTTCTACGCGCTTTTCTGGACGCTGGTGCTCGCGTTTCCCGCGGGGGTGGCGATCTACGCGGCCGGCTCGCTGTTCGCCAGCGTTCCCGAGGCCGTCACCGACATCGTGTTCCTGTCGCTCATCTCCATCGGCGTGCTGCTGCTGCCGGTGTGCCTGGCGGTGGGAGTCTTCTACGCCGGCGCGCTCGACCCGCGGCTGGCCATCCGCGCGGCCACCGTCTACGGCGTGGTGGGGCTCATCCTCCTCTCCCTCTTCGTGGCCGTGGAAGGGGTGGCTTCGTCGGCGCTGATGGGGATGCTGCACCTCCCCGAGAACCTGGGCGGGTGGCTGGCGGGAACGGCGGTGGCGGTGGCCTGCGGGCCGGTGTGGCGGCGGGTGGAGGCGCGCAGCGACCGGGTGCTGGACCGGCTGATCCCCGCGTCCGCGCTGGCCGAGGGCGAGGCGGTGGTGGTGTTCGCCGACATCTTCGGCTACACGCGCATTCGCGCGGTGGACGAGTCGGCGGCGCTCACGCTGGCGTCGGTGTTCCACGCCTCGGCGCGGCGCGCCGCCGAGCACCACGGCGGGCAGCTGCTGAAGGCGGTGGGCGACGGGGCGGTGCTGGCCTTCGCCGCCGCCGACGAGGCGCTCGAGGCGGCGGCCGAGCTGCGCAGCCGTTTCCACCAGGCCGCCGGGGCGGTGGGGATCGCGCCGCCCGAGATCCAGGTGGGCGTGCACCGTGGCGTGGTGGCGCGCGGCCGCGACGGCGACATCGTGGGCGACACCCTCAGCATCGCCTCGCGCCTCGAGGCGGCCGCCGGCGCCGGCCGCGTGCTGCTGAGCGCGCACGCCGTGGCCGCGCTCCGCGTGCCGCAGCGCTACGGGCTGGTGGCCGCCGGCGAGGTGGCCGTGAAGAGCGTGCGGGCGCCGATCCCCTGCTTCCGCTGCGAGTTCGCCCCCGCCGGGCGTCACCCCGGCGCCGGCGCGTAG
- a CDS encoding biotin--[acetyl-CoA-carboxylase] ligase gives MIELRADRWEGATAGELAARWGLPAVHLFARAGSTNDVARALAEEGAPAGTAVLAEEQVAGRGRGGKGWQSPPGLGIWLSVILRPGALAAPGLLPILVGLAAAEALDPFLRPARVAIKWPNDLHLAGRKLAGILCEGSWDSGVPGHVVAGIGINVLHSLGDFPPELRETATSMRIAAGWMPPRADVAGAVAHAIVRRVAEPPPELGGALLDALRERDALLGRRVRVTGAEAISGTAMGVTPAGALLVRTSAGALKTVRSGTVRLAETAAAPE, from the coding sequence GTGATCGAGCTGCGCGCCGACCGCTGGGAAGGCGCCACCGCCGGCGAGCTGGCGGCGCGCTGGGGACTTCCCGCGGTGCACCTCTTCGCCCGCGCCGGCTCCACCAACGACGTGGCCCGCGCCTTGGCGGAAGAGGGCGCGCCCGCGGGGACGGCGGTGCTGGCGGAGGAGCAGGTCGCGGGGCGGGGACGAGGCGGGAAGGGATGGCAGTCGCCGCCGGGGCTGGGGATCTGGCTGTCGGTGATCCTGCGCCCGGGCGCGCTGGCCGCGCCGGGGCTGCTGCCGATCCTGGTCGGCCTGGCCGCGGCGGAGGCGCTCGATCCCTTCCTCCGCCCCGCGCGCGTGGCCATCAAGTGGCCGAACGACCTCCATCTCGCCGGCCGCAAGCTGGCGGGGATCCTGTGCGAGGGAAGCTGGGACTCCGGCGTCCCCGGCCACGTGGTCGCGGGGATCGGCATCAACGTCCTCCACTCCCTCGGCGACTTCCCCCCCGAGCTGCGCGAGACGGCGACCTCGATGCGCATCGCCGCGGGGTGGATGCCGCCGCGCGCCGACGTGGCGGGCGCCGTGGCCCACGCGATCGTCCGCCGCGTCGCGGAGCCGCCGCCGGAGCTCGGCGGCGCCCTGCTCGACGCGCTGCGCGAGCGCGACGCGCTGCTCGGCCGGCGCGTGCGCGTCACCGGCGCGGAAGCCATCTCCGGCACCGCCATGGGCGTCACCCCCGCCGGCGCGCTCCTCGTCCGCACCTCCGCCGGCGCGCTGAAGACGGTCCGCTCCGGCACCGTCCGCCTGGCGGAGACGGCCGCGGCACCCGAGTAG
- the secF gene encoding protein translocase subunit SecF — MRFFQNANYPFLQWRKRAYLVTAALLVMGIGSMIYHSLKGEGWLNYGVDFTGGTVVQVHFNQPVTAQHLRDATSAAGHSDWEITQFGGENDYTVRTPRFGQEAGQDAQSRVRQALSTRFQPAQYTIVRTEAVGPKAGAELEQRALIAILLSFAAILVYLAARFEWRFALAAVIATVHDIVVTLGFLALTRTEISLGTVAAVLTVVGYSMHDTIIVFDRVREDLGKPRHGRTFLDILNKAINETLPRTTLTVATVMATLLALLAFGGPVIFGFALVLVLGIAIGTFSSIFVASPVLYEIERHFPRKEKKEQAVRSHSARRPNGNRPPTARRAEVPR; from the coding sequence ATGAGATTCTTCCAGAACGCCAACTACCCGTTCCTGCAGTGGCGCAAGCGCGCCTACCTGGTGACCGCCGCGCTGCTGGTGATGGGGATCGGTTCGATGATCTACCACTCGCTCAAGGGCGAGGGGTGGCTGAACTACGGGGTCGACTTCACCGGCGGCACGGTGGTGCAGGTGCACTTCAACCAGCCGGTGACCGCCCAGCACCTGCGCGACGCCACCAGCGCGGCGGGGCACAGCGACTGGGAGATCACCCAGTTCGGCGGCGAGAACGACTACACCGTGCGCACCCCGCGCTTCGGCCAGGAGGCGGGGCAGGACGCGCAGTCGCGCGTGCGGCAGGCGCTGTCGACGCGCTTCCAGCCGGCGCAGTACACCATCGTGCGCACCGAGGCGGTGGGCCCCAAGGCGGGCGCCGAGCTCGAGCAGCGCGCGCTGATCGCCATCCTGCTGTCGTTCGCGGCCATCCTGGTGTACCTGGCGGCGCGCTTCGAGTGGCGCTTCGCGCTGGCGGCGGTGATCGCCACGGTGCACGACATCGTGGTGACGCTGGGCTTCCTGGCGCTGACCCGCACCGAGATCTCGCTGGGCACGGTGGCAGCGGTGCTGACGGTGGTGGGCTACTCGATGCACGACACCATCATCGTGTTCGACCGGGTGCGCGAGGACCTGGGCAAGCCGCGGCACGGGCGCACCTTCCTCGATATCCTGAACAAGGCCATCAACGAGACGCTGCCGCGCACCACGCTGACCGTGGCCACGGTGATGGCCACGCTGCTGGCGCTGCTGGCGTTCGGCGGCCCGGTGATCTTCGGGTTCGCGCTGGTGCTGGTGCTGGGCATCGCCATCGGGACCTTCTCGTCGATCTTCGTGGCCAGCCCGGTGCTGTACGAGATCGAGCGGCATTTCCCGCGCAAGGAGAAGAAGGAGCAGGCGGTGCGCTCGCACTCGGCGCGCCGGCCCAACGGCAACCGCCCGCCCACCGCGCGCCGCGCCGAGGTGCCGCGCTGA
- the miaA gene encoding tRNA (adenosine(37)-N6)-dimethylallyltransferase MiaA, whose protein sequence is MNEATERPQALAIVGPTSSGKTALSIEVAARLDGEVISMDSRAVYRGMDIGTAKPSPEERGAVPHHGIDIAEPSERFNAGRWARYAREKIAEIRGRGRVPMLVGGTGFFLRALTDPIFREPEMDPARRAEVARELAELPDAELHRRLAEKDPETAGRLREWGGRQRLLRALEVPLLTGKPLSWWHRNSPPEAPGVPVLAFALDVPRERVYATVDARVDAMVRAGLVDEVRSLVLRYGEDAPGLNAHGYAELIPHLRGERTLDEALELVRRNTRAYTKRQQTWNRRQLPASAVHLDATRPRAELVDEIAAAWRAAVGT, encoded by the coding sequence GTGAACGAGGCGACGGAGCGGCCGCAGGCGCTGGCCATCGTCGGCCCCACGTCGTCGGGGAAGACGGCGCTGTCGATCGAGGTCGCCGCGCGGCTGGATGGCGAGGTGATCTCGATGGACTCGCGCGCCGTGTACCGCGGGATGGACATCGGCACCGCCAAGCCGTCGCCGGAGGAGCGCGGCGCGGTGCCGCACCACGGGATCGACATCGCCGAGCCGTCGGAGCGCTTCAACGCCGGGCGCTGGGCCCGCTACGCGCGCGAAAAGATCGCGGAGATCCGCGGCCGCGGGCGCGTGCCGATGCTGGTGGGCGGCACCGGCTTCTTCCTGCGCGCGCTGACGGACCCCATCTTCCGTGAGCCGGAGATGGACCCCGCGCGCCGCGCCGAGGTCGCGCGCGAGCTGGCGGAACTGCCGGACGCGGAGCTGCATCGCCGGCTGGCCGAGAAGGACCCGGAGACGGCGGGGCGGCTGCGCGAGTGGGGCGGGCGGCAGCGCCTGCTGCGCGCGCTGGAGGTGCCGCTGCTGACGGGAAAGCCGCTGTCGTGGTGGCACCGCAACTCGCCGCCCGAGGCGCCGGGCGTGCCGGTGCTGGCGTTCGCGCTGGACGTCCCCCGCGAGCGCGTGTACGCCACCGTCGACGCGCGCGTGGACGCGATGGTGCGCGCCGGGCTGGTGGACGAGGTGCGGTCGCTCGTTTTGCGCTACGGCGAGGACGCGCCGGGGCTGAACGCGCACGGCTATGCGGAGCTGATCCCCCATCTCCGAGGGGAGCGGACGCTGGATGAGGCGCTGGAGCTGGTGCGCCGCAACACGCGCGCGTACACGAAGCGCCAGCAGACCTGGAACCGCCGCCAGCTCCCCGCCAGCGCCGTCCACCTCGACGCCACGCGCCCCCGCGCCGAGCTGGTCGACGAGATCGCCGCCGCCTGGCGTGCCGCCGTGGGGACCTGA
- a CDS encoding TatD family hydrolase has product MQLIDSHAHLADERILPDVDAVVERARAAGLAGVVTIATDAEDARTNLALTERFDCVWSTAGIHPHSASTSSEETLAAVRELIAHPRVVALGETGLDYHYDFSPRAAQRANFARHLEMARETGLPVIVHSRESDDDLRAILREAGQGTVGVLHSFSSGRELLDDALAMGWYASFSGMITFKKFDGLDFVRMVPADRIMVETDTPYLAPVPHRGKTNEPAFVTHVAIRAAEIRGEDPAGFAARTLENTRRFYGKIG; this is encoded by the coding sequence ATGCAGCTGATCGACTCGCACGCGCACCTGGCCGACGAGCGCATCCTCCCCGACGTCGACGCGGTGGTGGAGCGCGCGCGGGCGGCGGGGCTGGCCGGCGTCGTCACCATCGCCACCGACGCGGAGGACGCGCGGACGAACCTGGCGCTGACGGAGCGCTTCGACTGCGTCTGGTCCACCGCCGGCATCCATCCCCATTCCGCCAGCACCTCGTCGGAGGAGACGCTGGCGGCGGTGCGCGAGCTGATCGCCCATCCCCGCGTCGTCGCGCTCGGCGAGACGGGGCTGGACTACCACTACGACTTCTCGCCGCGCGCGGCGCAGCGCGCCAACTTCGCGCGGCACCTGGAGATGGCGCGCGAGACGGGGCTGCCGGTGATCGTCCACTCGCGCGAGTCGGACGACGACCTGCGCGCCATCCTCCGCGAGGCGGGGCAGGGCACCGTGGGCGTGCTGCACTCCTTCTCCAGCGGCCGCGAGCTGCTCGATGACGCGCTGGCGATGGGATGGTACGCCTCGTTCTCGGGGATGATCACCTTCAAGAAGTTCGACGGGCTCGACTTCGTCCGCATGGTCCCCGCCGACCGCATCATGGTGGAGACCGACACGCCCTACCTCGCCCCCGTCCCCCATCGCGGGAAGACGAACGAGCCCGCCTTCGTCACCCACGTCGCGATCCGGGCCGCCGAGATCCGCGGCGAGGACCCCGCCGGGTTCGCCGCGCGGACGCTGGAGAACACCCGCCGGTTCTATGGGAAGATCGGATAG
- the secD gene encoding protein translocase subunit SecD, whose protein sequence is MFQNLKVRLGLIAGLTVLSILALIYKPITLGLDLQGGAHYAMEIDESRTVLTPEARRDAIDRALKVVRIRVDELGVSEPVVQKAGEDRIIVELAGRTDQSRAKEVLQKSAFLEFKIVRPTSELQGLLPRMEAAVAAAFPNEARPAGTPAGNAAGGLLQTKTGQDSTRPADSLTTARPLESKFAGVGSGQQILIDTANVATVQKYLALPQVQALLPRGAQFLWGMPSAEEQKGFASLWYVNRDAIMTGEHLQNAQAQTDQFNRPIVAFELSRRAGRRFEKATSDHLHEQMAIVLDDRVYTAPVINGAINTRGQIELGKASMEDASDLALVLRAGALPAPLHIVEERSVGPSLGEDSIKNGQIAAIVGIGAVILMMIAIYHFSGVLAVMALAIYVVLSLGMLAALDATLTFPGIAGLILSVGMAVDANVLIFERIREELDHGRSIRAAVNEGFHHAMRAIVDSNVSTLITCAILFYTGTGPIRGFAVTLAMGVIASFFTAVFTTRTFMQLYLERRRAQSLSI, encoded by the coding sequence ATGTTCCAGAACCTCAAGGTCCGCCTGGGCCTGATCGCAGGACTCACCGTCCTCAGTATTCTCGCGCTCATCTACAAGCCGATCACCCTCGGCCTGGACCTCCAGGGCGGGGCGCACTACGCCATGGAGATCGACGAGTCGCGCACGGTGCTCACGCCCGAGGCGCGGCGCGACGCCATCGACCGCGCGCTCAAGGTGGTGCGCATCCGCGTGGACGAGCTGGGCGTGTCGGAGCCCGTGGTGCAGAAGGCCGGCGAGGACCGCATCATCGTGGAGCTGGCCGGGCGCACCGACCAGTCGCGGGCCAAGGAGGTGCTGCAGAAGTCGGCCTTCCTGGAGTTCAAGATCGTGCGCCCCACGAGCGAGCTGCAGGGTCTGCTGCCGCGCATGGAGGCCGCCGTCGCCGCCGCCTTCCCCAACGAGGCGCGGCCGGCCGGCACCCCGGCGGGGAACGCCGCGGGTGGGCTGCTGCAGACCAAGACGGGGCAGGACTCCACCCGCCCGGCCGACTCGCTGACCACGGCGCGCCCGCTGGAGAGCAAGTTCGCCGGCGTGGGGTCGGGGCAGCAGATCCTGATCGACACCGCGAACGTGGCCACGGTGCAGAAGTACCTGGCGCTGCCGCAGGTGCAGGCGCTTCTTCCGCGCGGCGCCCAGTTCCTGTGGGGAATGCCCTCGGCCGAGGAGCAGAAGGGCTTTGCCAGCCTCTGGTACGTGAACCGCGACGCCATCATGACCGGCGAGCACCTGCAGAACGCGCAGGCGCAGACCGACCAGTTCAACCGCCCGATCGTGGCGTTCGAGCTGTCGCGCCGGGCCGGCCGCCGCTTCGAGAAGGCCACCAGCGACCACCTGCACGAGCAGATGGCCATCGTGCTGGACGACCGCGTGTACACCGCGCCGGTGATCAACGGCGCCATCAACACGCGCGGCCAGATCGAGCTGGGCAAGGCCAGCATGGAGGACGCGTCGGACCTGGCGCTGGTGCTGCGCGCCGGCGCGCTTCCCGCGCCGCTGCACATCGTGGAGGAGCGCAGCGTGGGCCCCTCGCTGGGCGAGGACTCCATCAAGAACGGCCAGATCGCGGCCATCGTGGGGATCGGCGCGGTGATCCTGATGATGATCGCCATCTACCACTTCTCGGGCGTGCTGGCCGTGATGGCGCTGGCGATCTACGTGGTCCTGTCGCTGGGGATGCTGGCGGCGCTCGACGCCACGCTCACCTTCCCCGGCATCGCGGGCCTGATCCTCTCCGTCGGCATGGCGGTGGACGCCAACGTGCTGATCTTCGAGCGCATCCGCGAGGAGCTCGACCACGGCCGCAGCATCCGCGCGGCGGTGAACGAGGGCTTCCACCACGCCATGCGCGCGATCGTGGACTCCAACGTCTCCACGCTGATCACCTGCGCGATCCTGTTCTACACCGGCACCGGCCCCATCCGCGGCTTCGCGGTGACGCTGGCCATGGGCGTGATCGCCTCGTTCTTCACGGCCGTGTTCACCACGCGGACGTTCATGCAGCTTTACCTCGAGCGCCGGCGGGCGCAGAGCCTCTCGATCTGA
- the nadC gene encoding carboxylating nicotinate-nucleotide diphosphorylase, giving the protein MEIGSADAFTDLRHGDATTLPGEALWLIEAALAEDVGPGDFTTLWTVPAERRAVARIVAKAPGVIAGSEVAVEVFRRVDPSLAVKVVAGDGTAVSAGDEVMRISGPARSILTAERTALNFLQQLSGVATVTRRYVDAIAGTGARVIDTRKTTPGMRWLEKAAVVAGGGANHRGGLYDMVMIKDNHIAAAGGITAAVEAVRAGNDRRLRVEVETTDLAEVREALAAGVDRIMFDNMTPEAMREAVDLVRSVDVARPETEASGGITLETIRGYAETGVDFISVGALTHSAPALDLSLRLEAARA; this is encoded by the coding sequence ATGGAGATCGGTTCGGCGGATGCATTTACCGATCTGCGCCATGGTGATGCGACGACGCTGCCGGGCGAGGCGCTGTGGCTGATCGAGGCGGCGCTGGCGGAGGACGTCGGGCCTGGCGACTTCACCACGCTGTGGACCGTGCCCGCGGAGCGCCGGGCCGTGGCGCGCATCGTGGCCAAGGCGCCGGGGGTGATCGCGGGAAGCGAGGTGGCGGTGGAGGTGTTCCGCCGCGTCGATCCCTCGCTCGCCGTCAAGGTCGTGGCGGGCGACGGGACCGCCGTCTCGGCGGGGGACGAGGTGATGCGCATCTCCGGCCCGGCGCGGTCGATCCTGACGGCGGAGCGGACGGCGCTCAACTTCCTGCAGCAGCTCTCCGGCGTGGCGACGGTGACGCGCCGCTACGTCGACGCCATCGCGGGCACGGGCGCGCGGGTGATCGACACGCGCAAGACCACGCCGGGGATGCGGTGGCTGGAAAAGGCCGCGGTGGTCGCGGGTGGCGGGGCCAACCACCGCGGCGGCCTGTACGACATGGTGATGATCAAGGACAACCACATTGCCGCGGCGGGCGGGATCACCGCGGCGGTCGAGGCCGTGCGCGCGGGGAACGACCGCCGCCTGCGCGTGGAGGTGGAGACGACGGATCTCGCCGAGGTGCGCGAGGCGCTGGCCGCGGGCGTGGACCGCATCATGTTCGACAACATGACGCCGGAGGCGATGCGCGAGGCGGTCGATCTCGTCCGGTCCGTCGACGTTGCGCGGCCGGAGACGGAGGCGTCGGGCGGGATCACGCTGGAGACGATCCGCGGCTACGCGGAGACGGGCGTGGACTTCATCTCCGTGGGCGCGCTGACGCACTCGGCGCCGGCGCTGGACCTGTCGCTGCGGCTGGAGGCGGCCCGGGCGTGA
- the mutL gene encoding DNA mismatch repair endonuclease MutL produces MPRRIHILPEKLANQIAAGEVVERPASVVKELVENALDAGATRIEITVRNGGKTEIRVADDGHGMGREDALLSVDRHATSKIRSEADLAAIRTLGFRGEALPSIASVSRFAVETAERDGDGTRVMVTGGQVAGVEECARRRGTTVSVRSLFFNVPARAKFLRSTAAENRAIGEVVTMLALAQPHVAFTLDSGTRDVLALPAAATVAERIAALWGGDAADELIPVAHRDGSVAVTGLVQRPHNSRPGGRKSYLFVNGRAFTDRYLVKAVDRAYRTTIPQGVYPSLFLFLEVPDGEVDVNVHPAKAEVRFRDRIGVERAIEEGVRAALAGLESTPAIGRRAVAEPEPGGYGVAPGYGVKHLREARAAFGAAPASVPSDGDGGVAPAEPFEPQMALFVTGGGAPAAPASPEATSPSAPAELIGPAAMMWQVHNTYILAETRSGLILVDQHSAHERVLYEEIVRGFDRGEAASQRLLFPITLRLSPAEYAMVEQVRGVLERAGFEVEPFGGRAIIVHSVPNPHPYFDAERCLREMIAELTGGSPLVDSARTQHQRIALTMACKGAIKAGQKLTQREMTELFDRLFATELPYHDIHGRPTVIQLSIAELHRRFGRSG; encoded by the coding sequence ATGCCACGCCGTATCCACATCCTCCCCGAGAAGCTCGCGAACCAGATCGCCGCCGGGGAGGTGGTGGAGCGGCCCGCGTCGGTCGTGAAGGAGCTGGTGGAGAACGCGCTCGACGCGGGGGCGACGCGCATCGAGATCACCGTGCGCAACGGCGGGAAGACGGAGATCCGCGTGGCCGACGACGGGCACGGGATGGGGCGCGAGGACGCGCTCCTCTCCGTCGACCGGCACGCCACGAGCAAGATCCGCAGCGAGGCGGACCTGGCCGCCATCCGCACCCTCGGCTTTCGCGGCGAGGCGCTCCCCTCCATCGCCTCCGTCTCGCGCTTCGCGGTGGAGACGGCGGAGCGCGACGGCGACGGCACGCGGGTGATGGTCACCGGCGGCCAGGTCGCCGGCGTGGAGGAGTGCGCGCGGCGCCGGGGGACGACGGTCTCCGTCCGCTCGCTCTTCTTCAACGTTCCCGCGCGTGCCAAGTTCCTGCGCTCCACCGCCGCCGAGAACCGCGCCATCGGCGAGGTCGTGACCATGCTGGCGCTGGCGCAGCCGCACGTGGCCTTCACGCTGGACTCGGGCACGCGCGACGTCCTGGCCCTCCCCGCCGCGGCCACGGTGGCGGAGCGCATCGCCGCGCTGTGGGGCGGCGACGCGGCGGACGAGCTGATCCCCGTGGCCCACCGCGACGGGAGCGTCGCCGTCACGGGCCTCGTCCAGCGGCCGCACAACTCGCGGCCGGGCGGGCGCAAATCCTATCTCTTCGTCAACGGCCGCGCCTTCACCGACCGCTACCTGGTGAAGGCGGTGGACCGCGCCTACCGGACGACGATCCCGCAGGGCGTCTATCCCTCGCTCTTCCTCTTCCTCGAGGTGCCCGACGGCGAGGTGGACGTGAACGTGCACCCCGCCAAGGCCGAGGTGCGCTTCCGCGACCGAATCGGCGTGGAGCGCGCCATCGAGGAGGGGGTGCGCGCCGCGCTCGCCGGGCTGGAGAGCACGCCGGCGATCGGCCGCCGCGCCGTCGCCGAGCCGGAGCCGGGCGGCTACGGGGTCGCCCCCGGCTACGGCGTGAAGCACCTGCGCGAGGCGCGGGCGGCGTTCGGCGCCGCGCCGGCGTCGGTGCCGTCTGATGGGGACGGGGGGGTGGCGCCGGCCGAGCCGTTCGAGCCGCAGATGGCGCTGTTCGTCACCGGCGGCGGCGCGCCCGCGGCTCCGGCGTCTCCCGAGGCGACGTCCCCCTCCGCGCCGGCCGAGCTGATCGGGCCCGCGGCGATGATGTGGCAGGTGCACAACACCTACATCCTCGCGGAGACGCGCTCCGGGCTCATTCTCGTCGACCAGCACTCGGCGCACGAGCGGGTGCTGTACGAGGAGATCGTGCGCGGCTTCGACCGCGGCGAAGCGGCCAGCCAGCGCCTCCTCTTCCCCATCACCCTGCGCCTGTCGCCGGCGGAGTATGCGATGGTGGAGCAGGTGCGCGGCGTCCTCGAGCGCGCCGGGTTCGAGGTGGAGCCGTTCGGCGGGCGGGCGATCATCGTGCACTCCGTTCCCAATCCCCACCCGTACTTCGACGCGGAGCGCTGCCTGCGCGAGATGATCGCGGAGCTGACCGGCGGCTCGCCGCTGGTGGACAGCGCGCGGACGCAGCACCAGCGGATCGCGCTGACGATGGCGTGCAAGGGCGCCATCAAGGCCGGGCAGAAGCTGACGCAGCGGGAGATGACGGAGCTGTTCGACCGCCTGTTCGCCACCGAGCTGCCGTACCACGACATCCACGGCCGCCCCACGGTGATCCAGCTCTCCATCGCCGAACTGCACCGCCGGTTCGGGCGAAGCGGGTGA
- the bshA gene encoding N-acetyl-alpha-D-glucosaminyl L-malate synthase BshA → MKIGITCYPTYGGSGAIATELGIELAERGHEIHFISYAQPFRLPHFMERVFFHEVEMVHYPLFEHNNYSLALAAVMHEVSLREGLDVLHVHYAIPHATSAWIAKEMLGPQHPVKLVTTLHGTDITLVGQERNFWEITRFSIQKSDGITAVSDYLKRETVDAFRLPDDSIEVIPNFVDPELYTRQRYPCWKTAFLRDGEKLVLHVSNFRAVKRVRDVVRTFARLTREVPSRLVFVGDGPERPEAADEARQQGITDRVVFLGKQDSVAEIMACADLLILPSQNESFGLVALEAMASGVPVIASRVGGLPEVVDHGENGFLAPVGDVEAMADGAAQILRDEETWRRFSEAARRSAVERYSVEKVIPHYERYYERIVNGAKPKEPAIALAGAGEG, encoded by the coding sequence ATGAAAATCGGCATCACCTGCTACCCGACGTACGGCGGCTCGGGCGCCATCGCCACGGAGCTGGGGATCGAGCTCGCCGAGCGCGGGCACGAGATCCATTTCATCTCCTACGCCCAGCCCTTCCGCCTTCCCCACTTCATGGAGCGCGTCTTCTTCCACGAGGTGGAGATGGTCCACTATCCCCTCTTCGAGCACAACAACTACTCGCTGGCGCTGGCCGCGGTGATGCACGAGGTGTCGCTGCGCGAGGGGCTCGACGTGCTGCACGTGCACTACGCTATCCCCCACGCCACCAGCGCGTGGATCGCCAAGGAGATGCTGGGCCCGCAGCACCCGGTGAAGCTCGTCACCACGCTGCACGGCACCGACATCACCCTGGTGGGCCAGGAGCGCAACTTCTGGGAGATCACCCGCTTCTCCATCCAGAAGTCCGACGGGATCACCGCCGTCTCCGACTACCTCAAGCGCGAGACGGTAGATGCCTTCCGCCTCCCCGACGACTCGATCGAGGTGATCCCCAACTTCGTCGACCCGGAGCTCTATACGCGCCAGCGCTATCCCTGCTGGAAGACGGCGTTTCTCCGCGACGGCGAGAAGCTGGTGCTGCACGTCTCCAACTTCCGCGCGGTCAAGCGCGTGCGCGACGTGGTGCGCACCTTCGCGCGGCTCACGCGCGAGGTCCCCAGTCGCCTGGTCTTCGTCGGCGACGGGCCCGAGCGCCCCGAAGCGGCCGACGAGGCGCGGCAGCAGGGGATCACCGACCGCGTGGTCTTCCTGGGGAAGCAGGACTCCGTCGCCGAGATCATGGCCTGCGCCGACCTGCTGATCCTGCCCTCGCAGAACGAGTCGTTCGGCCTGGTCGCGCTCGAGGCGATGGCCAGCGGCGTGCCGGTGATCGCGTCGCGCGTGGGCGGGCTGCCGGAGGTGGTGGACCACGGCGAGAACGGCTTCCTGGCCCCCGTGGGCGACGTGGAGGCGATGGCCGACGGCGCCGCGCAGATCCTGCGCGACGAGGAGACCTGGCGCCGCTTCAGCGAGGCCGCGCGCCGGAGCGCGGTGGAGCGCTACAGCGTCGAGAAGGTCATCCCCCACTACGAGCGCTACTACGAGCGCATCGTGAACGGCGCGAAGCCGAAGGAGCCCGCGATCGCGCTCGCCGGGGCGGGGGAGGGGTGA